The Bacteroidales bacterium region TGAAGAAGGAGGCTGCGGCGGAGGAGGCTGTCCGGGTAGTGCGGAAGTCGACCTGGAAGAACGGGATACCCGAGAAAACCTATCTGATGAGCCGTCAGGAACTAACCCGTCGCAGCTGGCCCACTGGCCCGTGCAGATGCATCTGATCAATCCGACTTCCCAGCAGTTTCGCAATGCCGATCTGCTACTTTCGGCTGATTGTGTGGCTTACGCCATGGGCGATTTCCACAGGCAATATATGAAAGGCAAAGCCCTTGCCATTGCCTGTCCGAAGCTGGATTCCAATAAGGAAAGCTACGTTGAAAAGCTGATTTCCATGATCAATGATGCCAAAGTAAACACCATTACCGTTATGAAGATGGAAGTGCCATGCTGTGGTGGACTGTTACAGCTAGCCCGGATGGCAGCGGAAAACGCCAGACGCAAGGTACCCATTAAATCGATTACGGTTGGAATACAGGGAGATATTCAGGAAGAACAATGGATATAAAACTAAGAAG contains the following coding sequences:
- a CDS encoding 4Fe-4S binding protein, with translation MKRKIINIDENKCDGCGLCVPECHEGALQIIDGKARLVSDLMCDGLGACIGHCPQGAISIEEREAEPYDEVAVMKEMVTKGKNTVIAHLNHLKDHHEFGYLKQGAKYLKEHRGEVDFDVDEVIATVHQGNGKKHRHAHAAAHAEEGGCGGGGCPGSAEVDLEERDTRENLSDEPSGTNPSQLAHWPVQMHLINPTSQQFRNADLLLSADCVAYAMGDFHRQYMKGKALAIACPKLDSNKESYVEKLISMINDAKVNTITVMKMEVPCCGGLLQLARMAAENARRKVPIKSITVGIQGDIQEEQWI